The Patescibacteria group bacterium DNA window CGATTTTTTCCGCCTCTTCCTGAATCTTCCAATCTAGTGTCGTTGTGACTTTAAGACCGCCCTGTTCGATCATCTTCTCGCCGAATTGGGCAATCAATTTTTCCTTAACGTACATGACAAAATGAGGCGCCCGAAAATTGGTATCGGTTTCAGAAAACTTAACGTTAGTAATGTCTTTTTTGGCCTGTTCTTCCTGATCTTTTGAGATATAACCGTCCTCACGCATTCTTCGCAAAACCTGTCCGGTCCGCCAAATATAGGCCTTAGGATCCGAACCGAAAAGGGGAGAGTATTTGGTCGGCGCGTTCGGCAGTCCGGCCAAAATGACCGACTCTAAAAAACTTAAATCTTTGGTGTGTTTGCCAAAATAGGTTTGGGAGGCTGTCTCGACCCCCCAAGCCGTCCCGCCATAGGGAGCCTCGTTTAAATACATCTGCAAAATCTCGTCTTTGGAATATTTTCTTTCAATCTGAATCGCCAAAATAAACTCTTTAATTTTCCGAGGCAAGGTCCGTTCGCTTGTTAACAAGACGTTTTTCACCAGCTGTTGAGTTAAGGTCGAACCGCCCTGAAGGTTTCTAAAAACAAAGATGTTAACCAAGGCCCTCCCCATACCGCTAAAGGAAAAACCCTGATGTTTATAAAATTCTTTATCCTCAATGGCCACGGTCGCCTGACGCAAAGATTGGGGCATATCGGCAAAAGAAACCGGAACCCGATTTTGATCCCCGTAAATGTCGTATAAAACCTCGCCGTTTTTGTCGGTAATAACCGTTGATAAACCTTCAACCCGATGAACCTTATCCGGACGGGGCAAATCTTTACTGTACCAGGCAAAAAGGAAAACCACGAAAAAAACTAAAGCCAAACTTCCCAAAAGAACCAGGGTGCTTAACTGCGACCAGCGCTTGATCCGTTCCAGTCTTGAAGAAGAACCGAAATGGGAGCGTTTCCAGCGTTTTTCCTGAAAAACATCAAGCATATCTTCACTTGGAGAAATTTTGGTTTCGATTTTCTCCATTCTTTAAGTTTATCAGAACAAGGCTCTATTTGACAAGTCAAAAAGCAATCGGTATAATTAAACCCATGTTGTCAACCACCCAAACTCTTTTTTGGTTTTATTATACCTTCCAAAAAGGGAGGTTGGTTGACGTGGTTATAGAACACTAAACATTAATCATTAAATTAAAACCAGCCTCCCAAAAAGGGAGGTTTTTTTGTGGAAAAAGGAGAATTATGAAAACAGCTGGAATTATCGGTGGTTTTGGACCGGAGACAACGACTAAGTTTCAACTAGAAATAGTTGAGATTTTTCGTGCTTTAAAGATCAAAGAAAGACCAGCTCTTCTAATTTGGCAAACACCTATCCCCGTAAAAATTGAACAAAGAATGATTCTTCAGGGCCAGGGAATCTCAAAATTTTTACCTTTTTTAATTGACGGGGCTCAAAAATTAGAAAATGGTGGGGCTGATTTTTTGGTTCTACCGTGCAATACGTTGCACATCTTAATTGATGACTTACGGAAATCAATTAATCTTCCGCTTATAAACCTTATTGAAGAAACGGCCAAAGACCTGGTTCGCAAAAAAATTAAAAGCATCGGGATCCTTGGAAGCCAAGAAACAATCAAAAGCCGTCTGCATCAGCAATTATTATCTAGAAAAGGAATCATTCCCATCTTGCCAAACGAAAACGAACAAAAGTTAATTAATAAAGTCATTAGCCAAATCCTGACTAATAAAAACTTAAGCGAAACCGAAAAGACCTTAAGAAGAGTAGTTAAAAACCTAGAGGCTAGGGGAACGAAAAACATTCTCCTGGCCTGCACCGATTTACAACTTGTTTTCCCCAAAATAAAAGGCATTGAAATCCACGATACATTGTCGATTTTAGCCCAAGCAACCGCAAGAGAAATTCTTAAAAAGAAGCTTTAATTTAAAAGGAGTTTGATTTATAATGAATTTATCTATGGACAACATTGACGAACTTTTAACCAGGGGGGTAGAGAAAATATACCCTTCCAAAGAAGCTCTTGAAACCGTTTTGAGAACCGGGAAAAAATTGCGGATCTATCAGGGCTTTGACCCAACCGCCCCGGAATTACATCTCGGCCACATGATCGGTTTAAGAAAACTTCGCCAATGGCAAGACCTGGGACACGAAGTTATCTTCTTAATCGGTGACTTTACCGGGATGATTGGCGACCCGTCCGGAAAAGATAAAACCCGTATCCCCCTAACCCGTGAACAGGTTTTATTAAATGCCAAAACCTATCAAGAACAAGCGAGAAGAGTTCTGCGTTTTAGCGGAGAAAATCCGGTCCAACTTAAATTTAACAGCACCTGGTTGGGCAAATTATCGGCAGAAGAACTTTTAAGATTAACCTCAAACTTAACCTATCAACAGGTTATTGAAAGAGATATGTTCCAAAAGCGGCTTGAGAAAAAGATGGATATTTCGCTCGTTGAATTTTTCTATCCCTTCATGCAGGGATACGATTCGGTCGCTATGGATATTGACGTGGAAGTTGGAGGCAGCGATCAATTATTTAACATGATGACCGGACGAGACCTGATGCGTAAATTAAAAAAGAAAGAAAAATTCGTGATGACAACGCCTCTTTTGACGGATTCTTCCGGCCGTAAAATTGGCAAAACCACAGGCAATATTATTACCCTAACGGCGCCTGCCAATGACTTTTACGGCCTGATTATGAGTTTGGGAGATGACGTGATCGTCAGGTGTTTTGAATACTTAACGGATTTACCCTTGGATGAAGTCAATGAAATTAGGGAAAAAATCAAAAAGGGCGAAAACCCTATGGTTTACAAGAAAAAGCTCGCCCGCAAACTCACGGCCATGCTAAATAGCGAGGCATCGGCCGAAGAAGCAGAAAAGGAATTCGAAAGAGTCCACCAGAAAGGGCAGATTCCAGAACAAGTCTCCATATTTAAACTCTCAAACAAGATAACTGACTTTTATGATTTGTTAGTTAAAAGTCAGATAGCGAGTTCTAGGGGAGAAGCTAAAAGACTTATCGAACAAAGGGCAATTAAAGTTAACGGTAAAACTGTTAAAAACAGTTGGGATTATAAAATCTCACAGGGGACAATTATGGAGAATTCTCAACCTATTACCGGAGGGATCACTATCCAGAAGGGACCCACAAAATTTATTAAAATAGAATCTTAACGATGAATAAATTCAGAAAATATCACTGGGTTTGGACAATCATTGTTATTTTTGCCTCGCTGGCTTTAATCTTAACCTCCTT harbors:
- a CDS encoding amino acid racemase — encoded protein: MKTAGIIGGFGPETTTKFQLEIVEIFRALKIKERPALLIWQTPIPVKIEQRMILQGQGISKFLPFLIDGAQKLENGGADFLVLPCNTLHILIDDLRKSINLPLINLIEETAKDLVRKKIKSIGILGSQETIKSRLHQQLLSRKGIIPILPNENEQKLINKVISQILTNKNLSETEKTLRRVVKNLEARGTKNILLACTDLQLVFPKIKGIEIHDTLSILAQATAREILKKKL
- the tyrS gene encoding tyrosine--tRNA ligase; this translates as MDNIDELLTRGVEKIYPSKEALETVLRTGKKLRIYQGFDPTAPELHLGHMIGLRKLRQWQDLGHEVIFLIGDFTGMIGDPSGKDKTRIPLTREQVLLNAKTYQEQARRVLRFSGENPVQLKFNSTWLGKLSAEELLRLTSNLTYQQVIERDMFQKRLEKKMDISLVEFFYPFMQGYDSVAMDIDVEVGGSDQLFNMMTGRDLMRKLKKKEKFVMTTPLLTDSSGRKIGKTTGNIITLTAPANDFYGLIMSLGDDVIVRCFEYLTDLPLDEVNEIREKIKKGENPMVYKKKLARKLTAMLNSEASAEEAEKEFERVHQKGQIPEQVSIFKLSNKITDFYDLLVKSQIASSRGEAKRLIEQRAIKVNGKTVKNSWDYKISQGTIMENSQPITGGITIQKGPTKFIKIES